From Qipengyuania soli:
TGCTCGCCGCCCATGATGCCCGCGACGTCGTGCACGCCATTGGCGTCGGCGATTACGGTCATGGTCTCGTCGAGCGTGTAGGTCTTTTCGTTAAGCGCCAGCACCTGCTCGCCGCTTTTTGCGCGACGGGCGACCACTGCGCCGTTCAGCTTGGCGAGGTCATAGGCATGCGCCGGGCGCCCGAAGGCAAGCATGAGGTAGTTGGTGATGTCGACCACTGCCGAGATAGGACGCTGGCCCGCGGCCTTGAGGCGGCGCTGCATCCACTCAGGGCTGGTGCCGTTGGCGACACCCTTGATCACCCGGCCATAGAAAGCCGGGCACCCTTCGGGATCGTCGGTGCGAATTTCGACCGGGCACGCGCCCCTGGCCTCGATCGCCGGGATCTCGATCGGCTTGAAAGTGCCGAGGCCCGCCGCCGCAAGGTCGCGCGCGATGCCGTAGACGCCCATGCAGTCGGGCCGGTTGGGCGTGATCGCCACGTCGAAAATGGGTGAAGTGTCGCTGTATTCGGCAAAGCTGGTGCCGACCGGTGCATCCTCGGGCAGTTCGATGATGCCGTCATGCTCGTCACCGAGCTCGAGCTCGCGCACCGAACACATCATGCCGTTGCTCTCGATCCCGCGGATCGCGCTCTTGCGCAATTCCATGCCGTTGGCTGGGACAACCGCGCCGGGAAGGCCGAGCACGCCCTTCATCCCGGCCCGCGCGTTGGGCGCTCCGCAGACCACCTGGAGCGGATCGCCTTCACCGGTATCGACGGTCAGAACCTGCAGCTTGTCGGCATCGGGATGGCGTGCAGCGGTAAGCACCTTGGCAACACAGAAGCCTGCCAAACGCAGTGCAGGATCCTCTATATCCTCTACTTCATGGCCTATACGGTTGAGCGCGGCAGCGATCTCCGCCACCGAAGCTTCGGTGTCGAGGAAGTACTTGAGCCATTCGAGCGAGAACTTCATGCGCGCGCTCCTACACCTGCGGAGAGCGTCGGCTGGTCGAAGGGCGAGAAGCCATAATGCGACAGCCAGCGGCCGTCGCCGTCGAAGAAGGCACGCAAGTCGTCCATCCCGTATTTGAGCATGGCGAGGCGGTCGACGCCGACGCCGAAGGCGAAGCCCTGCCAGACGTCGGGATCAAGGCCCGCGAATTCGATCACCCGGCGGTTGATGACGCCCGAACCGAGCAGCTCCATCCAGCCGTGCCCCGGCGCATCGCCGTCACCGCCGAGCACGCGGCGCCCGTCGACATCCTGCCAGCCCACGTCGACCTCGACCGAGGGCTCGGTGAAGGGGAAGTAGCTGGGGCGCAGGCGCAGGACGATGTCCTCGCGCTCGAAGAAGGCCTTGAGGAAGGTCTCCAGCGTCCACTTGAGATGGCCGAGGTGGATGCCCTTATCGACCACCAGCCCTTCGATCTGGTGGAACATCGGCGTGTGCGTTGCGTCGCTGTCCGAGCGATAGACGCGGCCCGGCGCGATGATCCGCAGCGGGGCACCCTGTTCGACCATCGAGCGGATCTGCACCGGCGAGGTATGCGTCCGCAGCAGCATGCGGCGACCCTCGCTATCCACGTCGGGAAAATAGAATGTGTCGTGCATCGCACGGGCCGGGTGCGTCTCGGCCATGTTCAGCGCGGTGAAATTGTGCCAGTCGTCCTCGATCTCGGGCCCGGTCGCGACCGAGAAGCCGAGGTCGGCGAAAATCTCCGCCAGCTCGTCCATCACCTGGCTGACAGGATGCACGCTCCCCTTCGGCGCTTCCGGAGCGGGCAGCGTCAGGTCGAGCGTTTCCGTTGCCAGCCGCGCATCGAGCTCCGCTGCGTCGAGCACGTCCTTCTTCACCGCCAGCGCATCGGCGACATCAGTGCGGAGGCCCTGGATCTTCGGCGCTTCGGTCTGGCGTTCTTCGGGGCTCATCGCGCCCAGCGTCTTCATCAGGCCGGAGATCGAGCCCTGCTTGCCGAGAAATTCGACGCGCAACCCCTCAAGGGTCGCTGCATCAGGGGCTGCGTCGATCCGCGCGAGCGCGTCGGCTTTGAGAGTTTCGAGGTCGGTCATGGAACACTGGTCTGGCGTTGGCGGAAATGCTGAACGCGCCCCCTAGCGCCTTAGGCGCGTGTTCCCAAGCCCCGATTGGTCAGCGCAGCAAAGCAGGCTTCGGCGTGTGCAGTGCCTGCATCGCCACGCCCGCCGCCTTGCTGGTAACGCGGACCGCAGCCTCGACGAGCGGATGCGGCCGATCGGCATACTGGCCGGGGGTCATTCCCATGACGGATCGGAACTCGCGAATGAAATGTGCCTGGTCCGAATAGCCGTGGTCGAGTGAATTAATCCACCGCATCGACGGATCGAGCATGTAGCGCCCCAAGCTGCGCAGGAAACGCTGACGCCGCAGGAGCGCCGCCGGCGGAAATCCGAAATGCCGGTTGCAGAAGCGTTCGAATGTACGCTGGTTCATGCCAGCCAGGCTCGCAAGGTGAGAGGAGGACGTGACCCGACCCGATCCGATGGCGAGGTGGACGGCATGGATGGTGCTCTCGTGCGCAGGCCGCTCCCCCAGAAGCGCGCGGAATGTCGTATTGAGCAGCTGGATCACCTGCGCTTCGTCGAGTGCACCGGAAACAACGGTCCCAAACATCCTGTAAAGCTCGCCGAGTTCGGGATAGTTGGCGAGGTCATCATTGCGGTTCGCGAATTCGTTGGCATTCATGCCAATGAAGCGCGCCCATCCTGCCGGTGTCAGGCCGACCCCCCAGTATTCGCCAGTCGAGACCCGGACATGGGTCGCCTTGTCGGTCGAACCGGAAAGGATGACGGGCGGAATCTCCTTCAATTCCCCCGGGCCGATCGACGCGCGATAGAGCTCCGCGACCCCGCATCTCAGGTTGGCCTCCTCGGGCGACATCCAGTCCTCGAGCACCATTCCCGGGGCAATGCGAGTGCAGTAGTAACCGGACAGATATGGCGCCAGATCGACAGGAGTGTCGAAGACGAGCATCGAGAGCTGGTCCGATGCGAATTCCGAAATCCTGGGTAATCTGAGCGCCATTCGAACCCCTGAGCTTCGCCGATTTGGCGGCCAAGCCTTTAAATGGCAACAGTTTCATGGCCAGCCTGTCTAGAAAGACCGGCATGGTTTCAGGTCGTAGGCGGCTTGTGAAGGACCTGCACCGCCTCCCCCGCCACGGCCTTGCGGGCATGTGCAGCAGCACCCAGCACTGGATGTGGCAGCCGGGCATATTCGCTCGGACTCATGCCCATGAAGCGCTTGAAGTCGCGGACGAAATGAGCCTGGTCGTGGTAGTGGCTGTCGAGCGTCTCGATCCATTTGAGCGAGGGGTCGAGCATGAACTGGGCAAGGCTGCGCAGGAAGCGCTGTCGCCGTAACAACATCTGGGGCGGGAACCCGAAGGCTGTGAGGCACAACCGCTCGGTCGAGCGAATGCTAAGCCCGCTTTCCGCAGCGAGTTCGGCAACGGTGTGGATCAGCGGGTCGACCAAGGCCCTTTCCAGACGGATGACTTCCTGATCGCGCTGCCCCGTCGGCCCCAGGGCGGCGCGCAGGGCTTCGACCAACCGGTCGCGATGGCGTGCAGGATCTTCTCCCTGCTGCTCGAACACCGCATCCAGCAGGCGCAACCGGGTAAGCGCGGGCTCCTTCAGGACGTCCACGTGGCGGTCGGCATAATCGCTGGCAGCGGCCGAAGTCAGCCGGGTCCAGCCCAGCGGGAGCAGGCCGATGCCCCAAGAACGGCCAGGCCGCGCCACAAACCGCGTTGCATGACTGGTCGGACCGGTCATTACGACGCGCGCAACCTGTTCCAGCTCGGTGTTGCCGATTGCAGCCGAAATCGAACCATCTGGAATCAGGCGCAGGTTTGCCCATTCCGGATGCAGCCTGTCTTCCACGGGAAGGCAATCGTCGGCGCCGCTGATTTCCATCAGATAGATGGTGGTGACGAAGGGGCGCAAATCCTCAGGCGGAAGATAGAAGCGCAATGCGACGCAATCTGCCCCCGCGCCGCGACTCACCGCCGCCCACCTGCTGGCTGCAAGCCCGATAGCCCCGTCATTGTGCTCTGTTTCTGCAACATCCTTGCCGTTGACCTAGCAAATCGTGCCACGAAGGCGATAGCCTATTTGGGTCGGTCGAGCGTCTGTACCGGAGATCCCCAGACACGCTGGCGTTCGCTCATGAAGGCGCTGATGATCGGGTGGGACATGGCGGCATATTCGCTCGGGGTCATTCCCATGAAACTGTGAAACTCGTGCACGAAGTGGGCCTGATCGTGGTAGTGGCGGTCAATTACCGAAGACCAGCTTCCTCCATCGAGCATGAAAGCGGCCAGCGTGCGCATCAATCGCTGCCTGCGCAGCAAGAGACGGGGCGAGAAGCCGAAATGGCGATTGCAGAGACGCTCAAGCGTACGTTTGGAAAAGCCGGTGCGCTCGGCGAATTCCTCCACCTGTAGAAGATACGGATCGACCATGACCTGGTTGATCATGGTGATCCGGTCGGACTCCTTGGGAGGCCCGGCCAGACCGCGGAAGAAGTCGATCAGAACCGCGAATTCACGGTCGTCGTCCGGCGCGTTGTCAAAGAGCAGGTCGGCCAGAGGCACGAACGGCGCAAAGATCGGATTTTTCTCACCGTCAGAAACCGTATTGGTGTGCTCACACGCCGGGGCCTTGATGAACCTTGCCCAGCCCAGCGGCATCAGCCCTATCCCCCACATTCGCGTGTTGCCCAGTTTGAAGTGAGCCGGACGCGAACTGGGACCGGTCGCCTGGAACCGGCACCCGTCTACCGACGATCCTCCGACGATCTCGGCATATGGCGGATTGGAAGCGAAGAAGCGGAGGTTCGACCATTCCGGCTGCAGGCAATCCTCGACACTGTCGCAGTCAATGGGCTCGACCTCCATGCGGTAGAAGGTCGTAAAGCAAGGCGCCAGGTCCTCCGGCGGTGCATAGAACTTGACGTCGAGCCGGCAGGATCCGGTCATGGCCTCCCCCACAAGAGAAAGCCGATCTTACCAGCTTGTATGTTCGCGACAAGTTGGCACGAAAAAGGGCGCCCCGATCCGGGACGCCCTCTTCTGATTTCGTCGACGGGAAGATTAGGCCGGAAGGGCCTTCTTCGCCTGGTCGATGATCGCCTTGAAGGCTGCGCCTTCGTTCATGGCGAGGTCGGCCATGACCTTGCGGTCGAGTTCGATGCCGGCCAGCTTGGTGCCGTGCATGAACTGCGAATAGGTCAGGCCTTCGGCGCGAACCGCTGCGTTGATGCGCTGGATCCACAGGGCGCGGAAGTTGCGCTTCTTAATCTTGCGGTCGCGATAGGCATACTGGCCGGCCTTCTCGACGGCCTGGCGCGCGATGCGGATGGTGTTCTTGCGGCGACCGCGATAGCCCTTGGCCTGGTCGAGAATCCGCTTGTGCTTCTGGCGGGTGGTCGTGCCGCGCTTGATACGGGACATGCTCTAGTACTCCTGAAAACGAAACGGGCTCAGTCGAGGCCGTAGGGGGCCCACTTCTTCACTGCCTTCCAGTCCGATTCGGACAGGACGGAGGTGCCGCGGTTCTGGCGGATGTACTTGGCATTGTGGCTGATCAGGCGGTGGCGCTTGCCGGCGACACCATGCTTGACCTTGCCCGTGGCGGTGAGCTTGAAGCGCTTCTTCACGCCGCTCTTGGTCTTCAGCTTGGGCATTTTCATCTCCTAACCGGAAAATGGGTGGTCAGAGACACGCTCGAACCGGCCCTGGCAGCCCTTTCAGCCAGGCAGGCACATGAATCACGTGTCGGTGAAGGGCGCGCGTTTAGCGTCTCATGCGCCGAATGCAAGTCAGAAGTGGGACAGGTACCCGCCGTCGACTGCCAGCGACTGTCCGGTGATGTAGGACGCCTCGGGCGAGGCCAGGAAGGCTACTGCTCCCGCGATCTCATCCGGTTCGCCCCAACGCCCTAGCGAAGTGCGCCTTGCAAGGTGTTCGGCCACGCCTTGGTCGGCGACCATCTCCGCATTGGCCTGGGTCGCGAAATAGCCGGGTGCGACCGAATTCACCGTGATCCCATCCGGTCCAAGCTCCGCCGCGAACGCGCGCGTCAATGCCGCCAGCCCGCCCTTCGACGCAGTGTAGGCAGCGTCGCCGCGGGCGATCTCGGCAGCGATCGAGGTAATGTTGATGATGCGCCCATATCCGCGCGCGCGCATCAGTGGCACGGCCCTCCGGGCAAGATCGAACGGTGCGACAAGATTAGTATCGAGCATGGCCCGCATCGCCGCCCGATCCAGTTCAGCAAAGGGTCGGCGATCACGATTGCCGACATTGTTGACGAGGATGTCGAGACCGCCTTCTTCGGCGATCTTGGCGAATGCGGCTGCAGTGGCCTCATCGTCGGAAATATCGAATGGTAGCGATCGTGCAGAGGTTCCGAGGCCGCCAACCACCGCTGCAAGGGCATCGCCGTCGCGACCATTGAGCCATACAATCGCTCCCGCGTTCACGAGACGCTGCGCAATCGCCAGGCCCATCCCTCGCGCAGCACCCGTCACCAGCGCGACCCGACCTGACAGCGAGGGGTTCATGCCCCCGACATCGCCTCGAGGACATCCTCAAGCCTCGCGGGATCGCCCAGGGCGATGACCGTACCATCGCTGCCTGCGTCGAGCGGATGGCCCTGCCAATCGGCCATCATTCCTCCTGCGCCTTCGACCACAGGGACGAGCGCGGCGTAGTCGTGCAACTTCAGTCCGCTTTCCATGACGAGGTCGAGGTGACCGCTGGCGAGAAGGGCGTAGTTGTAGCAGTCGCCGCCATAGACCGGGTAAGGCCGCTTCGGATAAGCCTTGGCGACGACCCGGAGATAGGCGTCCACCTCTTCGTCGGCGAAGGCGTGCGGGCTGGTCGTGGCGACCGATGCGCCTGCGAGAGCGCCACAGGCTCGAGTGCGTATCGGCCTGCCATTGAAGGTCGTTCCTTCACCGATCGCACCGACCCAGCGTTCACCTAGGATCGGCTGGTCGATCACGCCGAGAACGGGCCAGCCGTCCTGCAGCAGCGCAATCAGGGTTCCGAAAATCGGTCGCCCGGCCACGAAACTCTGGGTGCCGTCAATCGGATCGAAGACCCATTGGCGCGATGCGCCGTCGCGGAGCGAGCCGAACTCTTCGCCGATGATTCCCTCGGTGGGACGCTCGGCCTCGACTATGCGGCGCATAGCCTCTTCCGCCGCACGGTCGGCGACCGTCACTGCGGTGTGATCGTCCTTGTGTTCCACCTGCCAGTCACCGCGAAAAAGCGGGCGGATGGCTTCTCCCGCGGCGTCCGCGAGGCGGTTGGCGAGCTCAATGTCTTTCGGCGTTACCATCAGGGACCTTGCATGCGGGCGACAAAGCGGCCCATAGAGTGCGTGCGCCGCGTGTCAAACGCGCGGTGCCAAGGCAAAGGGGCGCGGGGCAATCGACGATCCAGCCATCCATTCATTGACGGGAACGTCGCGCCAGGGTGCCCCCCTGGCACAATCTCGCGCGGGCGCTCCAGACATCGTGACATGGTTCGACTGGCTGAGCGTTGCAGAAGGCGAGTTGCCCGAAGGCGCAACCGTTTCCTGCGGCATGCTGGGTGACCAGCCCTGCATGCGTCTGCTGTGGGGTGGGGTCTGGACCGCCGAAACCCGTGATGGTCACATGGTTTTCGACCCGGGCGAGAAGGGCATCACGCTCTATTTCGGACCGCAGTCGCGATACATGCCGATCTCGGTCACAGGATCGTATCGTGCCCTGACCATGCATCTTGCCACTGGCGCACCCGCAGTTCTTGCAGGGCCGACCCAGATTGATCTCCTCGACCGCATCGAGGTTCATGAGGACATCGTCGGCCACGGCAAGCTGACCTCCAAGATACCGCTCGAACAGGATTACGAATGCTGGATGCAAGCGCTGGAGGAGCAGCTTCGCAAGTTCCTTGACGCTACCGGACGGCGCCTGCCCGATCCGCTTTCCGCATCCTTCGAACGGGAATGCATCGTCGCGCCCGATTTCACCATTTCCGAATTTGCAGCTGCCCATGGCGTTTCAACCCGAACGGTCGAAAGGGCGGTCAGACGCGACTTCGGCGTCAGTCCTACCTTCGCGCTGCGCCGTGCCCGGGCCCTTGATATGGCTGCCGCACTCCTCGACGTCGCGGAACCGGGCGCAGAAAACGAGATACGTCTGCGCTATTTCGACCAGTCGCACCTTATCCGCGAAATAAGGCACTTCTTCGGAATGAAGCCGAGCGAACTATCGGGACGCAAACACCCGCTGCTATCGCTAAACATGGAATCGCGGCAACGCCGCCGCATGCAGGCCCTTGCGGAACTGGAAGAGGAAGGTCGCCGGGGCGTTATACCGTGGCGAGAGCGCAGCACGCCTCCTGCCACTTAGCGCTCTCGGGCAGCAAATCAGTCGAAGAGCGAGCTGACCGATGCCTCGTCGGAAATACGGCGCACTGCTTCGCCGATGAGCGGAGCGATGGTCAGGATGCGGATTTTCTTGCTGTCCGAAGTCGCATCGGTGGCGCGGATGGTGTCGGTAATGACCAGTTCCTTGAGCGCCGAACCATCGACGCGCGCTACTGCGCCGCCCGACAGCACCCCATGCGTGATGTAGGCCGCGACCGAACTGGCGCCTTCGTCGAGCAGGGCCTGCGCCGCGT
This genomic window contains:
- a CDS encoding inositol monophosphatase family protein: MVTPKDIELANRLADAAGEAIRPLFRGDWQVEHKDDHTAVTVADRAAEEAMRRIVEAERPTEGIIGEEFGSLRDGASRQWVFDPIDGTQSFVAGRPIFGTLIALLQDGWPVLGVIDQPILGERWVGAIGEGTTFNGRPIRTRACGALAGASVATTSPHAFADEEVDAYLRVVAKAYPKRPYPVYGGDCYNYALLASGHLDLVMESGLKLHDYAALVPVVEGAGGMMADWQGHPLDAGSDGTVIALGDPARLEDVLEAMSGA
- a CDS encoding helix-turn-helix domain-containing protein; translation: MSRGAGADCVALRFYLPPEDLRPFVTTIYLMEISGADDCLPVEDRLHPEWANLRLIPDGSISAAIGNTELEQVARVVMTGPTSHATRFVARPGRSWGIGLLPLGWTRLTSAAASDYADRHVDVLKEPALTRLRLLDAVFEQQGEDPARHRDRLVEALRAALGPTGQRDQEVIRLERALVDPLIHTVAELAAESGLSIRSTERLCLTAFGFPPQMLLRRQRFLRSLAQFMLDPSLKWIETLDSHYHDQAHFVRDFKRFMGMSPSEYARLPHPVLGAAAHARKAVAGEAVQVLHKPPTT
- the rpmI gene encoding 50S ribosomal protein L35; amino-acid sequence: MPKLKTKSGVKKRFKLTATGKVKHGVAGKRHRLISHNAKYIRQNRGTSVLSESDWKAVKKWAPYGLD
- a CDS encoding helix-turn-helix domain-containing protein; the protein is MALRLPRISEFASDQLSMLVFDTPVDLAPYLSGYYCTRIAPGMVLEDWMSPEEANLRCGVAELYRASIGPGELKEIPPVILSGSTDKATHVRVSTGEYWGVGLTPAGWARFIGMNANEFANRNDDLANYPELGELYRMFGTVVSGALDEAQVIQLLNTTFRALLGERPAHESTIHAVHLAIGSGRVTSSSHLASLAGMNQRTFERFCNRHFGFPPAALLRRQRFLRSLGRYMLDPSMRWINSLDHGYSDQAHFIREFRSVMGMTPGQYADRPHPLVEAAVRVTSKAAGVAMQALHTPKPALLR
- a CDS encoding helix-turn-helix domain-containing protein, whose amino-acid sequence is MEVEPIDCDSVEDCLQPEWSNLRFFASNPPYAEIVGGSSVDGCRFQATGPSSRPAHFKLGNTRMWGIGLMPLGWARFIKAPACEHTNTVSDGEKNPIFAPFVPLADLLFDNAPDDDREFAVLIDFFRGLAGPPKESDRITMINQVMVDPYLLQVEEFAERTGFSKRTLERLCNRHFGFSPRLLLRRQRLMRTLAAFMLDGGSWSSVIDRHYHDQAHFVHEFHSFMGMTPSEYAAMSHPIISAFMSERQRVWGSPVQTLDRPK
- the rplT gene encoding 50S ribosomal protein L20, with translation MSRIKRGTTTRQKHKRILDQAKGYRGRRKNTIRIARQAVEKAGQYAYRDRKIKKRNFRALWIQRINAAVRAEGLTYSQFMHGTKLAGIELDRKVMADLAMNEGAAFKAIIDQAKKALPA
- the pheS gene encoding phenylalanine--tRNA ligase subunit alpha, whose product is MTDLETLKADALARIDAAPDAATLEGLRVEFLGKQGSISGLMKTLGAMSPEERQTEAPKIQGLRTDVADALAVKKDVLDAAELDARLATETLDLTLPAPEAPKGSVHPVSQVMDELAEIFADLGFSVATGPEIEDDWHNFTALNMAETHPARAMHDTFYFPDVDSEGRRMLLRTHTSPVQIRSMVEQGAPLRIIAPGRVYRSDSDATHTPMFHQIEGLVVDKGIHLGHLKWTLETFLKAFFEREDIVLRLRPSYFPFTEPSVEVDVGWQDVDGRRVLGGDGDAPGHGWMELLGSGVINRRVIEFAGLDPDVWQGFAFGVGVDRLAMLKYGMDDLRAFFDGDGRWLSHYGFSPFDQPTLSAGVGARA
- a CDS encoding SDR family oxidoreductase, with the translated sequence MNPSLSGRVALVTGAARGMGLAIAQRLVNAGAIVWLNGRDGDALAAVVGGLGTSARSLPFDISDDEATAAAFAKIAEEGGLDILVNNVGNRDRRPFAELDRAAMRAMLDTNLVAPFDLARRAVPLMRARGYGRIINITSIAAEIARGDAAYTASKGGLAALTRAFAAELGPDGITVNSVAPGYFATQANAEMVADQGVAEHLARRTSLGRWGEPDEIAGAVAFLASPEASYITGQSLAVDGGYLSHF
- a CDS encoding helix-turn-helix domain-containing protein, whose translation is MTWFDWLSVAEGELPEGATVSCGMLGDQPCMRLLWGGVWTAETRDGHMVFDPGEKGITLYFGPQSRYMPISVTGSYRALTMHLATGAPAVLAGPTQIDLLDRIEVHEDIVGHGKLTSKIPLEQDYECWMQALEEQLRKFLDATGRRLPDPLSASFERECIVAPDFTISEFAAAHGVSTRTVERAVRRDFGVSPTFALRRARALDMAAALLDVAEPGAENEIRLRYFDQSHLIREIRHFFGMKPSELSGRKHPLLSLNMESRQRRRMQALAELEEEGRRGVIPWRERSTPPAT